In a genomic window of Brassica rapa cultivar Chiifu-401-42 chromosome A10, CAAS_Brap_v3.01, whole genome shotgun sequence:
- the LOC103844428 gene encoding putative zinc finger protein CONSTANS-LIKE 11 — translation MGSLMCDNCNMTRAIVHCEDHLARFCFQCDLTLHYVTVDSPDHSRFLLCNNCVSQTAAVQCHDQGLSLCQTCFSNANDASRILLFKVSNNNSGYSFSPLFDLDSSSSSSSSPFIDPNWGSPFVPLPPNYGDSSSSYGIFQNFYNYTKNSSDHQVQKLQPDYLDIPKDSSCSGFDSYKTKEIENICLSNFDDYKALFDLKECFTADELILTDQLIDRIITKHNADTKAEKVIPSLSSVMSSVTHKDYNTEALANASCEDYKKNQMICAKAKDEINNNVEIFPNALTQLDRGPSQLILTDVHDMSLWDDQTPASRAYDPQARLEALKRYFAKKEKHKYELL, via the exons ATGGGATCACTGATGTGCGACAACTGCAATATGACAAGAGCCATTGTTCACTGTGAGGATCATTTGGCTAGGTTTTGTTTTCAGTGCGACTTGACTTTGCACTATGTGACTGTGGATAGTCCCGATCACTCGCGGTTTCTGCTGTGCAATAACTGCGTTTCGCAGACCGCGGCTGTCCAGTGCCATGACCAAGGATTGTCCCTATGCCAAACATGTTTTTCAAATGCCAATGACGCCTCACGTATTCTTCTTTTTAAAGTTTCTAATAATAATTCGGGTTATAGTTTTTCACCACTTTTCGATCTTgattcctcttcctcctcttcttcatctcctttCATTGATCCCAATTGGGGATCTCCATTTGTCCCGTTACCTCCCAATTATGGAGACTCATCATCATCTTAtggaatttttcaaaatttttacaattataCAAAGAATAGTAGTGATCATCAAGTGCAAAAGCTTCAACCCGATTATTTGGACATTCCTAAG GATAGTTCATGTTCAGGCTTTGATTCTTACAAAACTAAAGAGATAGAGAACATCTGTTTGAGCAATTTTGACGACTACAAGGCACTATTCGACCTAAAAGAATGTTTCACCGCGGATGAGTTGATCCTAACTGATCAGTTAATCGATAGAATAATAACGAAACACAATGCAGACACCAAGGCAGAG AAGGTTATACCATCTCTGTCATCGGTTATGTCATCAGTAACACACAAGGATTACAACACTGAAGCTTTGGCTAATGCAAGTTGTGAAGATTACAAGAAGAATCAAATGATTTGCGCAAAGGCAAAGGACGAGATCAACAATAATGTGGAAATCTTCCCAAACGCTTTGACTCAACTTGATCGTGGCCCATCGCAGTTGATTCTGACAGATGTCCATGATATGTCACTATGGGACGATCAAACACCTGCATCTCGTGCATATGATCCGCAAGCACGATTAGAAGCATTGAAGAGATACTTCGCAAAGAAGGAGAAACACAAGTATgaattattatga
- the LOC103844146 gene encoding uncharacterized protein LOC103844146: MSSIFAWNMRGFNKPRKQRAVRQWLQAAKLSFGCLLETKVQRENFQGIFDATFPGWNCLHNYDYHPLGRIWVCWTNDVEIVPAMSSAQMITCWVRIRSTGVVLLASFVYASNHATERKILWREMEMVASSMVGTSYPWIVQGDFNVILTTNEHSRGANMGGETYAMREFQDVVRRCGLDDLAQVGSLFTWTNRQPDTPISKKLDRVLVNGQWLSSFPVSFATFEAGGVSDHLRFWTQLQPPEPTNRKPFKFFTHVTTHPRFLEVVANIWNSQEPLYHSRTALKRFHSKLKSLKSALRQMNRDQFGDLPTRVKSAYDELCRKQAEATDSPSQEAFEDVSTAWEHWHHISGIEEQFYFQKSRIQWMGLGDRNNCFYHNVCKARNSKNAIRRIIATDGRILTDLNDIKAEAVSHFDTFMNDQPSNLVDVTSEYLEGLIDYRCPQGVAAELIRPVQGEEIKKILFSMPTNKAPGPDGYPVEFYKAAWPVVGKDVIVAVQSFFLFGLLPRSTNATLLSLIPKMTEAERMTDYRPIACCNVVYKVISKIIARRLKATLPPAIELNQCAFIKGRLLLENVLLATELVKDYHKPGISSRSAVKLDISKAFDTVQWSFIETVLRVMGYPALFVTWIMRCVDTAAFSVSVNGDLEGFFSSSRGIRQGCSLSPYLFVIVSNVLSKLLNSAVLNRRIGYHPLCESLKLTHLSFADDIMVFTNGTPTSLEGVLEVFEEYANVSGLRINVAKSTVFAAGIDKQRLQDRAISAGFTISELPIKYLGLPLTTKTMTRNDYEPLLSKIKGRFQSWTSKTLSFAGRLMLIKSVIASTTNFWCSAFCLPKACMEDIDSLCSAFLWSGSPNDSSKAKVSWTEVCKPFKEGGLGIRSIADVSKVFSLKLIWRLLSESHSLWVDWMKKYILRNESFWDVRDTGLGSWVWRKLLKLRHLAKEFVHIEVHNGQTARFWTDLWHPRGRLIEIAGETGTQKLGIDRAALISDVRTAEGVWRFRRCRDRQMREIINMIENHQMEVNHQAPDVVMWRKNETEYCRQFFTAETWQRIRTHDGLKEWSKVVWFQLGVPRFAFITWLAIRNRLSTGERTGAWGQPQGCLFCGEPNETRDHLFFACPYTYTLWLEVVGTLLGRPPDPDWESTLELLTTHSYGRLEYLLVRLVFQAAIYIIWRERNDRKHMKKPKLPSQLARIVDKTVRNRITSTGYVTKPRLRGLMQVWFLAHT, translated from the coding sequence ATGTCGTCGATCTTTGCATGGAACATGCGTGGGTTCAACAAGCCGCGCAAACAAAGAGCAGTGAGGCAGTGGTTACAAGCTGCGAAGCTGTCATTTGGGTGTCTACTTGAAACAAAAGTTCAGAGGGAGAATTTTCAAGGTATTTTCGATGCTACTTTCCCGGGTTGGAATTGTCTTCACAACTACGACTATCACCCCTTGGGAAGGATATGGGTGTGTTGGACGAATGATGTAGAGATAGTTCCAGCCATGTCAAGTGCGCAAATGATTACCTGTTGGGTCAGAATTAGAAGCACGGGTGTGGTACTGCTAGCGTCTTTTGTCTACGCTTCAAATCATGCGACTGAGCGGAAAATACTATGGAGGGAGATGGAGATGGTAGCGTCGTCAATGGTGGGAACAAGTTACCCTTGGATAGTCCAGGGTGATTTCAACGTGATTCTCACCACAAATGAGCATTCTCGTGGAGCAAACATGGGTGGAGAGACGTATGCAATGAGAGAGTTTCAGGATGTAGTCAGAAGATGTGGTCTGGATGATCTCGCACAGGTGGGATCTCTTTTCACTTGGACAAACCGTCAACCAGACACTCCAATAAGCAAAAAACTGGACCGAGTGTTAGTGAATGGGCAGTGGCTCTCCTCCTTTCCGGTTTCGTTTGCCACTTTTGAAGCTGGAGGTGTCTCAGATCACCTGCGATTCTGGACTCAACTCCAACCCCCAGAGCCAACGAATCGAAAACCGTTCAAGTTCTTTACCCACGTAACAACACACCCTCGTTTCTTAGAGGTTGTTGCGAATATCTGGAACTCCCAGGAGCCACTGTACCACTCAAGAACCGCGCTCAAGAGATTCCACAGCAAATTGAAGAGTCTGAAAAGTGCCCTTCGTCAGATGAATAGAGATCAATTTGGAGATCTCCCTACAAGAGTTAAAAGCGCTTATGATGAGTTATGTCGGAAACAAGCTGAAGCTACAGACTCACCATCGCAAGAGGCTTTTGAGGACGTATCAACAGCTTGGGAGCATTGGCACCATATATCTGGAATCGAAGAACAATTTTATTTCCAGAAATCAAGGATACAATGGATGGGGCTAGGTGACAGAAACAATTGCTTCTACCACAATGTCTGTAAAGCGAGGAATTCAAAAAATGCCATAAGAAGAATTATAGCTACGGATGGTAGGATCCTCACTGATTTAAATGATATCAAGGCGGAAGCAGTTTCACATTTTGACACCTTTATGAATGATCAGCCGAGCAATCTGGTAGATGTAACCAGTGAGTATTTAGAGGGTTTGATTGACTACAGATGCCCTCAAGGAGTTGCAGCGGAGTTAATAAGGCCAGTGCAAGGCGAAGAGATTAAGAAGATTCTGTTCTCCATGCCGACAAATAAGGCCCCGGGTCCGGATGGGTATCCAGTTGAGTTCTATAAAGCAGCATGGCCAGTGGTGGGAAAGGACGTCATAGTGGCTGTTCAGTCCTTCTTCTTATTTGGATTATTGCCTCGTAGCACCAATGCGACCTTGCTATCACTGATCCCTAAGATGACAGAGGCGGAGCGTATGACAGACTACAGGCCTATTGCGTGCTGCAACGTAGTATATAAAGTCATCTCCAAAATCATAGCGCGGAGGCTCAAGGCTACTCTGCCTCCTGCAATCGAGCTCAACCAATGCGCGTTTATAAAGGGCCGTCTACTCCTCGAAAACGTCCTTCTCGCAACTGAGCTAGTTAAGGACTATCACAAGCCAGGCATCTCATCGCGCTCAGCAGTAAAGCTCGACATCTCTAAGGCGTTTGACACTGTCCAGTGGTCCTTCATTGAAACTGTACTTCGGGTTATGGGGTATCCAGCTTTATTTGTTACTTGGATCATGCGGTGTGTGGATACAGCAGCTTTCTCGGTCTCAGTTAATGGTGATCTTGAAGGTTTCTTCTCCAGCTCAAGGGGTATCAGACAAGGTTGCTCACTCTCTCCTTACCTGTTTGTTATTGTTAGTAACGTCCTCTCGAAGCTACTGAACTCCGCGGTGCTAAATAGGCGTATTGGCTATCATCCGCTCTGTGAATCCCTCAAGCTGACACACCTAAGTTTTGCGGATGACATAATGGTCTTCACTAATGGTACACCAACTTCCCTTGAAGGAGTTCTGGAGGTATTTGAGGAATACGCTAATGTCTCGGGCCTCCGCATAAACGTCGCTAAGTCAACAGTCTTTGCTGCTGGGATTGACAAGCAACGACTTCAAGACAGGGCGATCTCAGCGGGTTTCACTATATCTGAGCTTCCTATCAAGTACTTGGGGCTTCCTCTGACAACAAAAACCATGACGAGGAACGATTATGAACCACTGCTCTCAAAAATTAAAGGCCGGTTTCAGAGTTGGACTAGTAAAACTCTCTCATTTGCAGGGCGGCTTATGCTAATAAAGTCGGTTATTGCAAGCACAACCAACTTTTGGTGCTCTGCTTTCTGCTTGCCAAAAGCGTGTATGGAGGACATAGACAGCTTATGCTCAGCTTTTCTGTGGAGTGGCTCTCCAAACGATTCCTCTAAAGCAAAGGTCTCATGGACAGAGGTATGCAAGCCGTTCAAGGAAGGAGGTCTGGGTATTAGAAGCATAGCTGACGTGTCAAAGGTTTTCTCTCTTAAGCTTATATGGCGGTTGCTAAGTGAATCGCACTCGTTGTGGGTTGATTGGATGAAAAAGTACATCTTAAGGAATGAATCTTTTTGGGACGTAAGAGATACTGGATTAGGATCATGGGTATGGAGAAAGCTCCTCAAGTTGCGGCATCTGGCAAAGGAGTTTGTGCACATAGAAGTTCACAATGGTCAGACAGCTCGCTTCTGGACAGACTTGTGGCATCCACGAGGCAGACTGATTGAGATTGCAGGGGAAACCGGTACTCAAAAACTGGGCATTGATCGAGCAGCACTGATCAGTGATGTAAGGACTGCTGAAGGAGTTTGGAGATTTCGGAGATGCCGGGACAGACAGATGCGCGAAATTATCAATATGATTGAGAACCATCAGATGGAAGTTAATCACCAAGCTCCTGACGTGGTCATGTGGAGGAAAAATGAAACCGAGTATTGCAGACAATTTTTCACAGCAGAGACATGGCAGAGAATTCGGACTCATGATGGTCTCAAGGAGTGGAGTAAAGTTGTGTGGTTCCAACTGGGAGTGCCGAGGTTTGCGTTTATTACTTGGCTGGCGATAAGGAATAGGCTCTCCACCGGCGAGCGCACAGGAGCTTGGGGCCAACCACAAGGATGTCTCTTCTGTGGAGAGCCAAATGAGACAAGAGATCACCTATTTTTTGCGTGCCCCTACACATACACTCTATGGCTTGAAGTTGTTGGCACTCTGCTAGGGAGACCGCCTGATCCTGACTGGGAGAGCACTCTTGAACTTCTTACTACCCATAGCTATGGGCGACTTGAGTATCTGTTGGTAAGGCTGGTTTTTCAAGCtgcaatatatataatttggagGGAGAGAAACGATCGGAAGCATATGAAGAAGCCAAAGTTGCCAAGTCAATTGGCTAGGATTGTGGACAAAACAGTTAGAAACAGAATCACTTCTACTGGTTATGTGACGAAGCCTCGGCTGAGAGGGCTCATGCAAGTCTGGTTCTTAGCTCATACGTAG
- the LOC103844429 gene encoding uncharacterized protein LOC103844429, whose translation MKSSHDTMKPPLDTMRPSQLRKSETIKSGDIFSGKKEQIMKLCKLSVIERFDFIIKKSWKHVFYAKCCVAGCSWGIRATTKSKSSPEFLIRKYTDLHTCSAVIRYSRHRHANAKCICKVYVEGFSGGSDLKGIQPKHIMECIRDVYQLDIGYTKAHSALAYAREMVRGTHASGYQDLPSNLHKIKQANPDTITELELDAEKMFKYLFIDFGACIKGFPFMRRVIVIDGAHLSGNFRGVMLVDACQDRNRGIYPIAFGIVNAEDAAAWE comes from the coding sequence ATGAAGTCATCACATGATACTATGAAGCCACCACTTGATACTATGAGGCCATCACAGCTGCGGAAGAGTGAAACCATTAAGTCTGGTGACATATTCAGTGGCAAGAAGGAACAAATAATGAAATTATGCAAGCTTTCAGTCATCGAAAGGTTTGATTTCATCATCAAAAAGTCTTGGAAGCATGTATTTTATGCAAAGTGCTGCGTTGCTGGATGTTCCTGGGGGATACGTGCTACAACTAAGTCGAAATCATCTCCAGAATTCCTCATTCGTAAATATACTGATCTTCATACATGCTCTGCAGTCATTAGGTATTCTCGCCACCGACATGCAAATGCAAAATGTATTTGCAAGGTGTATGTTGAGGGATTTAGTGGTGGCAGTGATCTTAAAGGAATCCAGCCCAAACATATAATGGAGTGTATAAGGGATGTTTATCAACTTGACATTGGTTATACAAAGGCTCATAGTGCATTAGCATATGCACGAGAGATGGTTAGAGGCACTCATGCTAGTGGCTATCAGGACTTGCCTTCGAATCTACACAAAATAAAGCAGGCCAATCCAGATACAATAACAGAGCTTGAACTTGATGCTGAGAAAATGTTTAAGTATTTGTTCATTGATTTTGGCGCATGTATCAAAGGGTTTCCATTCATGAGGAGGGTTATTGTTATAGATGGAGCACATCTAAGTGGTAATTTCAGAGGTGTTATGTTAGTGGATGCATGTCAGGATAGAAATAGGGGTATATATCCTATAGCTTTTGGGATTGTAAATGCAGAGGATGCAGCTGCATGGGAATGA